One stretch of Elephas maximus indicus isolate mEleMax1 chromosome 22, mEleMax1 primary haplotype, whole genome shotgun sequence DNA includes these proteins:
- the RAB36 gene encoding ras-related protein Rab-36 isoform X2 — MRSSLRPLGPPVSRDRIIVSFPKWYTPDACLQHKEHFHGQVSAACERGDTGTVGLRLSKVVVVGDLYVGKTSLIHRFCKNIFDRDYKATIGVDFEIERFEIAGVPYSLQIWDTAGQEKFKCIASAYYRGAQVIITAFDLSDVQTLEHTRQWLEDALRENEPGSSAIFLVGTKKDLLSGAACAQAEMEAVRLANEIQAEYWAVSAKTGENVKALFSRVAALAFEQSVLWELERRSSAQPQVGDASLIRMEGSPPEAQETERPSSLGCC, encoded by the exons ATGAGGTCCTCCCTGAGGCCTTTGGGACCGCCTGTGAGCCGGGACCGCATCATCGTCAGCTTCCCTAAG TGGTACACTCCTGACGCCTGCCTGCAGCACAAGGAACACTTCCATGGGCAGGTCAGCGCAGCCTGTGAGCGCGGGGACACGGGTACTGTCGG GCTCAGACTCTCCAAGGTGGTGGTCGTCGGGGACCTCTATGTTGGAAAGACCAGCCTTATCCACAG GTTCTGTAAGAACATCTTTGACCGTGACTACAAGGCCACCATTGGCGTGGACTTTGAGATTGAGCGCTTCGAGATTGCTGGGGTTCCCTACAGCCTCCAGAT CTGGGACACGGCGGGGCAGGAGAAGTTCAAGTGTATCGCATCTGCCTACTACCGGGGCGCCCAGG TGATCATCACGGCCTTCGACCTCTCTGATGTACAGACCCTGGAGCATACCAGGCAA TGGCTGGAGGATGCACTGCGGGAGAACGAGCCAGGCTCCAGTGCCATCTTCCTGGTGGGGACCAAGAAGGACCTTCTG TCAGGGGCTGCATGTGCTCAGGCTGAAATGGAGGCCGTGCGCCTGGCCAACGAGATACAGGCCGAGTACTGGGCAGTGTCAGCCAAGACAG GGGAGAATGTGAAGGCATTGTTCAGCCGCGTTGCTGCCCTAGCGTTCGAGCAGTCAGTCCTGTGGGAGCTGGAGAGGAGGAGCAGTGCCCAGCCCCAGGTTGGCGACGCAAGCCTCATCC GAATGGAGGGGAGTCCACCTGAGGCCCAGGAGACTGAGAGGCCCTCAAGCCTGGGGTGCTGTTAG
- the RAB36 gene encoding ras-related protein Rab-36 isoform X1 — protein MRSSLRPLGPPVSRDRIIVSFPKWYTPDACLQHKEHFHGQVSAACERGDTGTVGLRLSKVVVVGDLYVGKTSLIHRFCKNIFDRDYKATIGVDFEIERFEIAGVPYSLQIWDTAGQEKFKCIASAYYRGAQVIITAFDLSDVQTLEHTRQWLEDALRENEPGSSAIFLVGTKKDLLSGAACAQAEMEAVRLANEIQAEYWAVSAKTGENVKALFSRVAALAFEQSVLWELERRSSAQPQVGDASLIRAYQPSAPHSPLPGMEGSPPEAQETERPSSLGCC, from the exons ATGAGGTCCTCCCTGAGGCCTTTGGGACCGCCTGTGAGCCGGGACCGCATCATCGTCAGCTTCCCTAAG TGGTACACTCCTGACGCCTGCCTGCAGCACAAGGAACACTTCCATGGGCAGGTCAGCGCAGCCTGTGAGCGCGGGGACACGGGTACTGTCGG GCTCAGACTCTCCAAGGTGGTGGTCGTCGGGGACCTCTATGTTGGAAAGACCAGCCTTATCCACAG GTTCTGTAAGAACATCTTTGACCGTGACTACAAGGCCACCATTGGCGTGGACTTTGAGATTGAGCGCTTCGAGATTGCTGGGGTTCCCTACAGCCTCCAGAT CTGGGACACGGCGGGGCAGGAGAAGTTCAAGTGTATCGCATCTGCCTACTACCGGGGCGCCCAGG TGATCATCACGGCCTTCGACCTCTCTGATGTACAGACCCTGGAGCATACCAGGCAA TGGCTGGAGGATGCACTGCGGGAGAACGAGCCAGGCTCCAGTGCCATCTTCCTGGTGGGGACCAAGAAGGACCTTCTG TCAGGGGCTGCATGTGCTCAGGCTGAAATGGAGGCCGTGCGCCTGGCCAACGAGATACAGGCCGAGTACTGGGCAGTGTCAGCCAAGACAG GGGAGAATGTGAAGGCATTGTTCAGCCGCGTTGCTGCCCTAGCGTTCGAGCAGTCAGTCCTGTGGGAGCTGGAGAGGAGGAGCAGTGCCCAGCCCCAGGTTGGCGACGCAAGCCTCATCCGTGCGTACCAGCCAAGTGCCCCCCACAGCCCCCTACCAG GAATGGAGGGGAGTCCACCTGAGGCCCAGGAGACTGAGAGGCCCTCAAGCCTGGGGTGCTGTTAG